Below is a genomic region from Virgibacillus dokdonensis.
ATTAAACTAAATACAAATGAAAATCCCTATCCTCCGTCGCCAAATGTGCAGGAAGCAATCAAACAAGAGATGAACCAAGCATTACATCTTTACCCGTCACCGACTGTTGACAGTTTAAGAGAGAGCATTGCTAAACAGGAGGGGACGGAAAAGGAATCTGTTTTTGTTGGAAATGGCTCCGATGAAGTACTAGCGTTCGCATTTATGGGGCTATTTTCACCAACTCGAACGATACGATTTCCAGCAATTACATATAGCTTTTACCCTGTCTACGCCAATCTTTTTCAAATTCCGTATGAAGAAGTGCCATTAACGAATAATTTCACATTAGATGAGAAAGCTTTTTTTCATACAAAAGGCGGAGTTATTCTACCAAATCCAAATGCGCCGACAAGCATATTTACTAGCTTAGAAAAATTGGAAGAAATCATTCAACATAATCCAGATAATGTCGTTATTATTGATGAAGCTTACATTGATTTTGCACCAGAATCTGCCATAGCACTAACGCATAAGTATGAGCAGCTGTTAATTGTAAAAACTTTTTCAAAGTCACGTTCTTTAGCTGGATTACGTGTTGGCTACGCAATTGGACATCCAAATTTAATTGGAGCGTTAACCCGTATAAAAGACTCCTTTAATTCTTATACGATAGACAGGCTTGCTATAGTCGGTGCAAAAGCAGCTATGGAAGATGCTGCTTACTTGAAAGAAACGACTCGTAAGATTATTCAAACTCGGAAGTGGACGCAAGAACAGATGGAAAAGCGCGATTTCCATGTGCTCCCAAGCGCAACTAATTTTCTATTTGTTCAACATCCTGATTATAATGGAGAACAATTATATGAGCGTTTAAAGGCGAAAAAAATTCTCATACGCCATTTTCGTAAATCTGGCATAGAAAATTATATGCGAATTACCATTGGTACAGACGAGATGATGCAACAGTTTTTGTTGGTGTTGGATGAAATTATGCAGAATACGTAAATGCTTTTACTTCTGTTTCGAATTCGTTTTCGCACCTAAAAATGGGTAACCGCCAACAGACTGGTTACCCATACAACATATTCGATAAGTGTGGGGTTCTTTCCACCCACTGATTGTTAGGAGACAAAGGGGATGATCTAAAAATCTCAAACAAAACGGAAATTTAAGTGCTGCTATCCCCCGCTTAGACCTGTCCAGTTTGCATCTTCCAATGCTTGAAGGAGGATTTTGTAACACGGTATATCACAATGCGAAGATCATAACGCATCAATGGTTTGATATAATGTAAAGAAATGCTTATTAAAACTATATCATTGTCTCCACATCAGCATCTTCTTTTAATTTTTCCACTCGCTTTTGCAATTGTTCGTTCGTTTTTTCATCCTTCAAGGTTTGTTTAATTCGATCTTTTACATCTTCTAACTTACCTATTTCTTCATTTTGTTCTTTCATTTGTTTATAATAATCTTCCACTTCTTTATCTGTTACTTCGATGTCAAATTCAGCATTTAAATATTGAGAAGTAATTAGATTATCTCTTAGCATGTTTTTAAACTGTTCTTCATTAAGCTGGAACTGCTCTAGTGCAGTATTTAAACGATCTTTGCCTTCTTTTTTAATCGTATCAAACTCTTTCTGCACGTCATCTTTAGATACTTCGATGCCTTTATCAGCAGCATCTTGATTAATCAATTGCTGGTTTATAAGCATATCTAACGTTTGTTTTTTTAATTGATCCTCATTAACATCTTGATTGAATTGCGTATTCATTGTTTTTAACTGTAAGTAAGCTGGGTTATAACGATCACCTTTAATTTCTTCGCCATTTACAGAAACAACTGTTTCTCCATCATCAACTTTTTCCTCATCTGTTATTTCAACAGGCTCTGGCTTTTCTCCGCCATCTTCTGTATTGCCTTCTTCTTGTTGCTCATCTTGTTCTGCGGTTTTATCTTCTTCATTATCTCCTCCGCAGGCAGCTAGTACGAATGCTAGCGTTATCGTAAGTGCAAATATAATCCACTTTTTCATTCGATCCATCCCTCTTTCTCATTATGAATGTCCTTTCATTCAAACATATTTTGTCCAAACTTTGCAAGTAGCTCCTTTTGCATCATGACCTTGAAAAGCTACTATGTCTAGTTTTAACGCCTATCTTTACAGTTGAACAACAAATAAACGGTTTATCCCATTATTGTGCCACAACTTGGTATCTGTTACATGATTCATTCTACACTACATTCGATATACAGTTCAAATAGATAGGACAAATGAATAGAATATATGTAAACTATAAAACAGACATAAGACTTAGAGGTAGATGTTCGACTTTTAAGTGTTTCTTTTTCTCATTATAATTATATAAAGATATCGGTCTACAATGCGCTTTTGGCTGAATGTCGAGTTGCACTATAAATCAAATAAAAGATAAATAAGCAACGAAGGATGCTATTATAAATGGAATAGAAAATGCGGACGTTTTGAATGAAATAAATACAATTAACCCTGTACTCAATAGGTTCTAATAAAAAAATAGGCTTTCCTATATAGCAAACAAGCCGAACAATCACTGTTCAGCTTGTTTGTACAAATTCTTTATTCTAAGCTTGCTTCTACTTCTTTAATCATTTCTTGGACAGAGACGAGTCCACCACCGGACAGATACCAGAATTCTGGATCTAAGTACGCAATGTTGTCATTTTTATATGCTTTCGTTCCTTTTACTAATTCATTTTCGACCAAGTTTTTAGCAGCTGGTTCTTCGCCAATCGCTGCACTACGATCGATAACGTACAGTAAATCAGGGTTTTGCTCCATGACGTATTCAAAGGAAACATTCATACCATGTGAAGACGCTTCAATGTTTTCATCTACTGGAGGAACACCAAAAACATCATGGATTAATCCAAAACGAGAGCTAGGACCATATGCACTGATTTTATCATCATTAGCTAGTGTTATAAGCGCTTTTTGATCCATTTCTTCCGCTTTCGCTTTCACTTCTTCAATAGATGCATCAATAGCAGCAAGCTCTTCTTCTACTTCTGCTTGCTTATCAAAAATCTCACCTAGCGTGTTCATATTTGCTTTGAAAGACTCCATATAGTTAGCTGGATCTACACCTAAATAAACAGTCGGAGCAATTTCAGCTAATTGATCATAAACAGGGGACTGTCGACCCGATATGAAAATAACATCTGGATTAATCTCAGCAATTTTTTCAAAATCCGGCTCTTTCAAGCCGCCAATATTTTCATAGTCATCACTTTCAAATTTGTCTAAATAAGATGGGATTAAACCACCTTTAGCTACACCTGCAACATCAATCCCTAATGTATCCAATGAATCAAGCACACCATAGTCGAACACCACAACATTTTCGGGATTTTTTGGAACTTCTGTATCACCAAGCTCTTGTTTAATCTCCATTGTTTCCGACTCTTTCGCATCGGAACCTTCGCTATTACTACTATCTTTTTCTTCACTATTTGAACCACAAGCCGCTAAAGTTAACACGAGCAAACTTGCAAATATAAGCCATACGGTTTTTTTCAACATATATAATCTCCTCTTTCTTTGTTATTTTGCTTAAGTATTGTTCATAGAATATTTCTAATCATACTTATAAATGCTTCAGGAAAACTCGGATTTCACACAATGCGTTATATGTACGATCAACCCAACCGTTTCCTATTTTCCTACAGACAAGATAAGGCAAATTCATTTACCTTTCGACATCCATTCGTTAAAATAGATGTATACGCTATCCTTCATCATGACTTGGCTTGGTGGTCAGTCATGGTGTGGGATTTTTATTTTGTTTTTCAAACTAACATTCCCCCATTAAAAGTAAACACAAATTCGTTTATTATCTATATCCTTAATATCAATATCCATGTCATAAATATCTTTTAATACACATTTATCAATGACATCGCATGCTCTTCCTTGCTTAACGACTTTCCCATCCTTTAACGCGACAATATTATCCGAATAACAAGAAGCAAAATTAATATCATGAATAACAATCAAAACGGTTTTGCCAAGCTCATCCACTAAATTCCGCAACGTTTTCATAATTTGCACAGAATGGCGCATATCTAAATTATTTAACGGCTCATCTAGCAAAATATATTCTGTATCCTGCGCAATGACCATGGCGATGTGTGCTCGTTGTCTTTGCCCACCACTAAGTTGATCTAGAAACTTATCTTGCATATCACGCAGTTCCATATAATCAATCGCCTCGTCAACTTTTTCCCAATCGTAATCATTTAATTTACCTTGAGAATAGGGGAAGCGTCCAAAAGATACGAGCTCACGTACCGTTAATTTTAAATTAATGGAGTTGGATTGTTTTAAGATCGATATTTTTTTAGCGAGCTCATTACTCTTCGTTTTCATAATGTCTATTCCGTCAATCGAGATATCCCCATTATCTTTTGCAATAAGGCGACTAACCATAGAAACCAACGTACTCTTCCCTGCACCATTTGGGCCAATGAAGGAAGTAATTTTCCCTTTTTCAATCGTCAGAGATACATCTTCAATCACTTTCTTCTGGTTAAATGACTTAAATACATTTTTAATATCTACCATGATTTATTCTCCTTTAACAAAAGATAAATAAAGTAAATACCACCGATAAAGTTTATAATGACACTAATCGTCGTTTCAAAGGTAAATACTTCTTCTACAATAAACTGTCCGCCAATTAATGCAATAATACTTATGAGCATGGAGCCAATTAAAATATAAAAATGACGGAATGTCTTTAAAAATTCATAAGCTAAATTAACAACTAATAACCCCAAAAACGTCATTGGTCCTACTAAAGCTGTAGCCATCGAAATAAATACAGCAACAATAACGAGTAAATGCTTGACGACTTTTCCGTATGGAACCCCTAAGTTAACCGCATTATCTTTTCCTAGTCCCAATACATCTAAGTATTTGTAATAGCGCATCATGTAAACAAGAAGGAGTACAAATAAAACGACAGATATATAGACAAGGTCTGTGTTTACGTTGTTTATGCTGGCAAACATTCGATCTTGAGCTACCATGAACTCATTCGGATCAATTAACACTTGCATAAATGAAGTAATACTGCTGAAAAAAGTTCCTAATATCATTCCTACAAGCAATAGAAAATAAATATTGTTTTGCTCGCTTGTAAATAACAATCGATATAGGAGTAATGAAAATACGACCATTCCTCCAATGGAAACGAGGTAATTCACATGGCTATTCATCATAACTAACGAATTAGCCCCTACTACAAAGATAATAGCTGTTTGGATCAAGAGGTAAAGGGAATCCAGTCCTAATACACTTGGCGTTAAAATACGATTATTCGTTATTGTCATAAAAATCGTTGTCGCAAATCCGATTGCTGCACCTGTTAAAAGAATCGCCACAACTTTGATGATACGTCTCGGTAGAATGTATCCAATATTTCCAGTAAGGTCATAAAAAACATAAAGCAATGTTAATGATATAGCGATGAGAGTTAGAATAATTGTCTTCTGTTTATATCCCATATTTTTTTCTCCTAAAGAGCAGATAAATAAATAATCCGCTACCGATGACCCCTACCGTTAAACTAATCGGTATTTCATATGGATATATAATAATTCTGCCGATAATATCACAAATAAGAACGAAAATAGCACCTAACAATGCGGTATGTAGCAAACTTTTTTTCAAATGATCCCCTTGGTAGATAGTCACGATATTAGGAATAATTAATCCTAAAAATGGAATCATTCCTACTGCCAATACAACGGATGCGGTTACAAGTGCTACGATAATCAGTCCCAAATTAACGACTTGCCGATAGTTTAATCCAAGGTTTTTGGAAAAATCTTCACCCATACCAGCAATCGTGAATTTATTTGCATAAAAGAAAGCAATCATCAATATCGGAATGCTGACAAACATGAGCTCGTAATTCCCTGTCATGATCATGGAAAAATCTCCTTGCATCCATGACGAGATGTTTTGAATTAAATCATAACGATAAGCAATAAAGGTAGACATGGAACTAACAATATTTCCAAACATTAAACCAATTAATGGGATGAATATCGCATCTTTAAATTTTACTTTTTCCAGTATCTTCATAAATGCAAACGTACCTAACAGAGCAAAAGCAAAAGAAACAAGCATCTTTTCAAATGGATTCGCAGAGGTAAATAACACCATGGATACTAATATTCCAAGTCTGGCGGAATCCAATGTTCCTGCCGTTGTTGGCGATACAAATTTATTTCTGCTTAATTGTTGCATAATTAAGCCGCAAATACTCATGCTCATACCAGCAATTAAAATACTTAAAAGTCTCGGAACTCTTGAAACCATTAATACTTTTGCCTGCTCCTCCGTTAGCTGAAATATATCTAGCGGAGAAACGTTTGATACACCAACAAAGATAGATACAAAGGAAAGTATAATTAATATGATTGTTAGATGTCGTATTTTCATAGACTGCCCTTCACTTTCCACTTCCCCATTTTGTTTAGAATCATTATTATCTTTGATTCGTTCTAATCAATAATGATATTCATTATCAATTAGATTCAACTAATAGTATAACAGATTTCCTCATTACGTCAATGAAAAAATGCCAAAAATCGCTTGCTCATGGACTCACAGGATAAATGGAAGTAAAGATTGAAGAAAGGAAGAATATTTAGAAGAAGACTAAGCAGTTTGTTGATTATCGGAGAAGTATTTATAAAGAAGTTGCTTCGTAGTAAGTTAAGCGACTTCCTATAACTAAAAAAGCAGGTTCCTACATTTAATAGAATACCTGCTTCCAATACATGTTTATTTATTCTTCTTCTATTTCACAACAACCCTCATCTGTACAGTACATTGTTTTTGACCCTTTAGGGTTCAATGATTGAAGTCTGTTTTCCATTTTCGCTTCTTGCCAAACTTGTTCCAAAACCTGGTCAAAAACCTCTTTTGGTTGCGCGCCAGACAGCGCATATTTTTCATTAAAAACAAAAAACGGAACCCCTTTAACGCCCATTTCTCTCGCTTGATGTTGGTCGTCTTTTACATCTCTAGCATAGCTATTCGTACAAATAACCTCAGCGACGTTCTTTTTATTTAAACCGACTTTACTAGCAAGGGTCTGTAATGTTTCATGATCACTGATTAATTGAGAATCAGTGAAAAAAGCATGCATCAACGCTTCAGCCATGTTATTACCTTTGCCCAGACGTGCTGCATACTTTACTAAGCGGTGAGCCGTAAACGTGTTTGTATGCTGCATGGTATCAAAATGATATGTCAGCCCTACATCTGCTGCTTGCTTTTCTATCTGTTTACTCATTTGCTTTATTTGTTCTATGGGAATCCCTTTTGTATTTGAGAGATATTCATACATATTTTGATTTGGCTTTTCTTCTGCGTTAGGATCTAATTGATAACTTTTAAACTCAACAACAATATCATTACGATATGCAAATGTTTCTAAGGATTGCTCCAATTTTCTCTTTCCAATATAACAAAAAGGGCAAACGAAATCAGACCATATCTCAATCTTCATACATACACCTCACTTTCAATTCATTGTAGCATAGCTATTCCCATTGCATGAACAATCCTGCTTATCCAAGAGGCATAACGACATAAACCACAATATGTTTAGAGCATTTAATAAAAGCTACAACTAATTACCTCTCTATAAACTCGGCTTTTCGTTAAATTTATAGAAGCTGGTGTTTTAGAATCTCAATTTGTTGTTACATATCAATACGATATAAGACAATATAGGAATAGATTTTACATGTAGCAGGGAGCACTTAATAAGCTTATCCTTTCCTTCTTGATAAAATGGCTTTTCTAAGTTTCTGTAGGAAAACTATAGCTTGCATCCTTTTTTTACAATATTGTAAAAAAAGGGTGCTATTACTGCTATAATCGCATCTCTTCATTCTTCCTATAGTGAACAAAGGAATTTACTCGACACGTTATTGATATAAGTTATTTTCTTTATCTACATACTTTCCATAATCAGGAATAGCTAAATCTGTAAATTGTTCAACAAGCCTGTCCAATCCGTTTTTTAACTTTTTACCTTTCATACTCACACCATGGCCTGGTACCACTATTTTAGGATTTAGTTCTGCTAATTTTTGTACAGATTCAAATGCTGCTTTCCAGTCGGTTGTATAGTATCTAGGTGGACCATTCACTTCCGCTGTTTGCATCAGCACACGATAAAATGAATCCTGTCTTACAGTAATGAACGCATCCCCTGAAAACAATAGCCGATCATTCTCCCGATAAAAAGATACATGACCAGGTGTATGTCCTGGCGTATGTACCCATTTCCAATTTTCTAAATGAGGAACTTGATTGTCTTCAGGAAGGGCTTGCACAGCATTCCCTAGATCAATCGGCTCATTCGGATATAGGTTAGCCATTTTCGCTAGTAGACCACCTTCTACGCTAGTGTCCGGTTTTGGGTAGCTTTTTTCACCACGTAAGTAAGGGAGTTCTTTAGAATGTGCATAAATAGGGACATCCCACTCTTCCAATAACGCAGCTAATCCCCCTACATGATCAAAATGAGCATGCGTCAACAGAATTGCAGCTGGCTTACTACCTTTTCCAAATCGGTCTACAACAACCGATTTAATTTCTGAAGCTGCATGAGGTAATCCAGCATCGATAAGCACCCATTCCCCTTTTTCAGGATGACCTACAAAACTAATATTTACCATTTGGTCCGTATAATAGTATATATCGGCTTTCACCTGTACACCGCCTCCACTTGTAATGGAAGTCATCGGAATAAATTTATCATGTTCGCGTTGATGAAAATTCTGTTCCATGTGCTAACCTGCCTCCTCGCTTAGATGATTAGTCCTAGTATTTACAACACGAAAAAAAATAACCACATCATCTGATCTGGATTACAGGTCGCTATATATTTTGATAATCGAATCTTAAAGTTAAAGATGGCTTGCACTTTATAAGGTAGCTTCTTCCAATTAACAGCGAACGATCTTGAACAAAGGCGCAAGCGCCCGTTTAGCAACGTAGCGAGTGGAACGAATCAACGAAAGTTTTAGGAATCACGGTGAGGAACGAACCGATGATGACTTAGCTTAGGGCGATTTCGTGAAGTCGCCTAGTTGCTGGGCGCTGAAGCCGGACGGAGCCCGTTCGGTTGTTTGGTTACGTCATAGCATCAAATTTTATGCTTTCTTATCTTCTTAGAAAAATTTGGCTTGTCGCCAAGTCTTATAGCAAAAGCTTAAATGTACCAGCAAATCTCCATAAGAAAGCCTTCGTCTGGCTCATACGATCAACCTTAAAACTTTGTGCTTTCCTACAGTAAGGATATCGGCTACATTTTTGCTTAGCAGCATGAGATATGCGTTACAATTGTGAACTTCAGCGACTTTGTTGTGAACTTCGACCAACTTACTTGTGAACTTCAGCGACTTTCGTGTAAATTCAAGCGAAATTAATGTAAATTAAAGCGATTTTACATTTTCTTGTAGAATAATACGTTTTTTAGCAGTGAGATGCCTTCGTTTCGCTTATACTATAAATCAACTATAGACAAAAAAAGCTAGTTGCTGAGCAACTAGCTTTCATCTAGCAGAGAATTCCCCATAATCGATACGCGCCTTGTTTGTTGCAATGCTTCTAATGAAGTTACACCAATTCCAAACATAGCCATTTTTAATTCCAATTCTATTTGTTCCATCGTTGTTATGACTGCATCGGCTGATTCGGTTGCTGCCTGCAATAATTGACGTGCAAAACCGATCACATCTGCGCCAATAGTTATGGCTTTTGCAGCATCGACACCTGTTTTCATTCCTCCGCTTGCTACAAGAGGAGCTTTTGGAAGCTTATTTCTTACTGACACGATACAATCTTTTGTTGGCAGACCCCAGTTATTAAAAGCTTCAGCTGCCGCCTTGCGAAGTGGATCTTGCGAACGGAGCTTTTCAACTTGGCTCCATGATGTCCCACCAGCTCCTGCTACATCAATATACGCTATTCCAGCATTGTACAACTGTTCAGCCACGAAGCCATCAATGCCAAAGCCAACTTCCTTCGCACCAACTGGCACGGTTAATTTACTGCAAATTTCTTCTACTTTAGGCAATAAATCAGCAAAATTTAAGTCACCACCATCTTGTACAGCTTCTTGCAAACTATTAAAATGGAGAACAAGTGAATCAGCTTCCGTCATATCTACAATACGCTGGGCTTCTTCAGCGCCGTAACCATAATTCAATTGCACAGCACCTAAATTAGCAATTAAAGGTACTGTCGGAGCTTGCTGGCGTATTAAGAATGAAGCTTGGTGGGCATCACTTTCTAGTAAAGCTCGTGTTGAACCAAGGGCAACAGCCCATCCCTTTTCTTCAGCAGCTAACGCTAAGTTTTGATTGATCTTAGTAGCAAGCTCCGAACCACCAGTCATCGAACTTACCAAAAATGGCGCTTGTAACGATTTATTTAAAAAGGTTGTGTTGATTTGTATATCATCAAAATGAATCTCAGGAAGCGCATTATGTATAAATGAAATACCTTCTAACCCCGTCGATTTATTCACACCTTCTACATGCTCTGTTAAGCATAGCTGAATATGTTCGGTTTTTCTACGATTTATTCCCTCTTCCATGTTAAAAAACCTCCAATTTTACGACCCTGCATTCTATGATAACATAACTTAGATTCAAATCTTACTGTGACGATTTTTTAAAACTTATGCATGGTATAAAGCCATAAGGTTGAATTCCTTGTATAATATATAAGATGTTAAAAGACGAGATGAATTTGCTAAACTGTGAAATAGTCGAACTGAATTCATTTTCTGTTCCAAAAGGCAGTAATATGGATTAAAATTTTCTAGGTAGCAACCTCTCAGAAATGCAATTCGTCATTTTTTGCACCGTTTTTGAAGATTAGACATGTTTTAAACGGTAGCATTTTTAATTTATCGTTTCATAAAACAAGCACAAGTACATTTCATAACAAGCGTAAAAGCGAAAGGAATTCGTTAAAATGATGAAAGATAAAGCAAAAGAATTTGCTACTAAAGCACATGAAGGACAATGGAGAAAAGGTTCCAAGGCACCTTACATCACGCATCCTATTCGTGTTGCGAATATACTTGAAGAAGCTGGTTGCAGTGAGGAAGTTATCTGTGCAGGTTATTTACATGATGTTGTAGAAGACACAGCTACAACCATACAAGAAATCGCCATCCAATTTGGTAAACACATTACTTCTCTTGTCTGTGCAAATACCGAAAATAAAACCCTGCCTTGGGAAAAGCGAAAACAGCAAACGATTTACACATTAAAAACATTAAATATGGAAGTAAAGCAGTTAATTATAGCGGATAAATTAGACAATTTATTAAGTATCGAGGCAGATTTGCAATCCTTTGGAGAGGTTGTATGGGATCACTTCCATGCGCCTTTTGATAAGCAGAAATGGTATTATCAGTCGATAAAAGAAGTTATGTATCATGGCATTTCAACGAAAGAAGCACCTGCTTTTTTTAACTGTTATGAAAAGACCGTGTCACGTGTTTTTTAACGATCTTGGGACTTCAATCAATAGGGGTTTTCTCTCATCCCCCACTGATTGTTTACCTCAAGGGTATGACCTAGAGGCCTCTGTACGAATTGGGGGATTTAGATGCTGTTATCCCCCACTAAGACTTGATCAACTCGCATCTCCAATTCTTGAGAAGAGAATCTTACAGCACCTTATATTCGAGATAAAATCGAACGATGCCAAAAGCTTAAAACAGCTTTTGGCATACTCCTTAGCATAAATCTCTGTCTAATTGTATCCACGTTGTTTGTACGTGGCTTTCATATTTTTTGCTCGCTGTTTCCATTTGTTTTTCTCTTCCAACTGTGCCTTTTGATCCTGCTTTCTTTTTTCAAATGCTAATTCTCGCAACAATTTTTGATAACTATCAAAACGATCCTGTGAGAGCTCGCCTGAAGCAAGTGCTTCTTGAACACGACATCCCGGCTCTGTATCATGCTGACAATCACTAAAAAAACAGGCACTAGCAAAATCTTCTACATCTTCAAAGGCAGTATCTACTGCTGCTTCTCCGTCCCAAAGCTGTAATTCTCGCATTCCTGGAGTATCAATTAACAAAGCGCCGCTTTCTAACACGAACAATTCTCGATGAGTTGTGGTGTGTCGCCCTTTGC
It encodes:
- a CDS encoding ABC transporter permease encodes the protein MKIRHLTIILIILSFVSIFVGVSNVSPLDIFQLTEEQAKVLMVSRVPRLLSILIAGMSMSICGLIMQQLSRNKFVSPTTAGTLDSARLGILVSMVLFTSANPFEKMLVSFAFALLGTFAFMKILEKVKFKDAIFIPLIGLMFGNIVSSMSTFIAYRYDLIQNISSWMQGDFSMIMTGNYELMFVSIPILMIAFFYANKFTIAGMGEDFSKNLGLNYRQVVNLGLIIVALVTASVVLAVGMIPFLGLIIPNIVTIYQGDHLKKSLLHTALLGAIFVLICDIIGRIIIYPYEIPISLTVGVIGSGLFIYLLFRRKKYGI
- a CDS encoding SurA N-terminal domain-containing protein; translation: MKKWIIFALTITLAFVLAACGGDNEEDKTAEQDEQQEEGNTEDGGEKPEPVEITDEEKVDDGETVVSVNGEEIKGDRYNPAYLQLKTMNTQFNQDVNEDQLKKQTLDMLINQQLINQDAADKGIEVSKDDVQKEFDTIKKEGKDRLNTALEQFQLNEEQFKNMLRDNLITSQYLNAEFDIEVTDKEVEDYYKQMKEQNEEIGKLEDVKDRIKQTLKDEKTNEQLQKRVEKLKEDADVETMI
- a CDS encoding HD domain-containing protein, translated to MMKDKAKEFATKAHEGQWRKGSKAPYITHPIRVANILEEAGCSEEVICAGYLHDVVEDTATTIQEIAIQFGKHITSLVCANTENKTLPWEKRKQQTIYTLKTLNMEVKQLIIADKLDNLLSIEADLQSFGEVVWDHFHAPFDKQKWYYQSIKEVMYHGISTKEAPAFFNCYEKTVSRVF
- the fni gene encoding type 2 isopentenyl-diphosphate Delta-isomerase, with the translated sequence MEEGINRRKTEHIQLCLTEHVEGVNKSTGLEGISFIHNALPEIHFDDIQINTTFLNKSLQAPFLVSSMTGGSELATKINQNLALAAEEKGWAVALGSTRALLESDAHQASFLIRQQAPTVPLIANLGAVQLNYGYGAEEAQRIVDMTEADSLVLHFNSLQEAVQDGGDLNFADLLPKVEEICSKLTVPVGAKEVGFGIDGFVAEQLYNAGIAYIDVAGAGGTSWSQVEKLRSQDPLRKAAAEAFNNWGLPTKDCIVSVRNKLPKAPLVASGGMKTGVDAAKAITIGADVIGFARQLLQAATESADAVITTMEQIELELKMAMFGIGVTSLEALQQTRRVSIMGNSLLDES
- a CDS encoding iron ABC transporter ATP-binding protein gives rise to the protein MVDIKNVFKSFNQKKVIEDVSLTIEKGKITSFIGPNGAGKSTLVSMVSRLIAKDNGDISIDGIDIMKTKSNELAKKISILKQSNSINLKLTVRELVSFGRFPYSQGKLNDYDWEKVDEAIDYMELRDMQDKFLDQLSGGQRQRAHIAMVIAQDTEYILLDEPLNNLDMRHSVQIMKTLRNLVDELGKTVLIVIHDINFASCYSDNIVALKDGKVVKQGRACDVIDKCVLKDIYDMDIDIKDIDNKRICVYF
- a CDS encoding DsbA family oxidoreductase gives rise to the protein MKIEIWSDFVCPFCYIGKRKLEQSLETFAYRNDIVVEFKSYQLDPNAEEKPNQNMYEYLSNTKGIPIEQIKQMSKQIEKQAADVGLTYHFDTMQHTNTFTAHRLVKYAARLGKGNNMAEALMHAFFTDSQLISDHETLQTLASKVGLNKKNVAEVICTNSYARDVKDDQHQAREMGVKGVPFFVFNEKYALSGAQPKEVFDQVLEQVWQEAKMENRLQSLNPKGSKTMYCTDEGCCEIEEE
- the hisC gene encoding histidinol-phosphate transaminase is translated as MKYWSEVAKRSTPYVPGEQLNDPAIIKLNTNENPYPPSPNVQEAIKQEMNQALHLYPSPTVDSLRESIAKQEGTEKESVFVGNGSDEVLAFAFMGLFSPTRTIRFPAITYSFYPVYANLFQIPYEEVPLTNNFTLDEKAFFHTKGGVILPNPNAPTSIFTSLEKLEEIIQHNPDNVVIIDEAYIDFAPESAIALTHKYEQLLIVKTFSKSRSLAGLRVGYAIGHPNLIGALTRIKDSFNSYTIDRLAIVGAKAAMEDAAYLKETTRKIIQTRKWTQEQMEKRDFHVLPSATNFLFVQHPDYNGEQLYERLKAKKILIRHFRKSGIENYMRITIGTDEMMQQFLLVLDEIMQNT
- a CDS encoding MBL fold metallo-hydrolase gives rise to the protein MEQNFHQREHDKFIPMTSITSGGGVQVKADIYYYTDQMVNISFVGHPEKGEWVLIDAGLPHAASEIKSVVVDRFGKGSKPAAILLTHAHFDHVGGLAALLEEWDVPIYAHSKELPYLRGEKSYPKPDTSVEGGLLAKMANLYPNEPIDLGNAVQALPEDNQVPHLENWKWVHTPGHTPGHVSFYRENDRLLFSGDAFITVRQDSFYRVLMQTAEVNGPPRYYTTDWKAAFESVQKLAELNPKIVVPGHGVSMKGKKLKNGLDRLVEQFTDLAIPDYGKYVDKENNLYQ
- a CDS encoding iron chelate uptake ABC transporter family permease subunit; protein product: MGYKQKTIILTLIAISLTLLYVFYDLTGNIGYILPRRIIKVVAILLTGAAIGFATTIFMTITNNRILTPSVLGLDSLYLLIQTAIIFVVGANSLVMMNSHVNYLVSIGGMVVFSLLLYRLLFTSEQNNIYFLLLVGMILGTFFSSITSFMQVLIDPNEFMVAQDRMFASINNVNTDLVYISVVLFVLLLVYMMRYYKYLDVLGLGKDNAVNLGVPYGKVVKHLLVIVAVFISMATALVGPMTFLGLLVVNLAYEFLKTFRHFYILIGSMLISIIALIGGQFIVEEVFTFETTISVIINFIGGIYFIYLLLKENKSW
- a CDS encoding siderophore ABC transporter substrate-binding protein; translated protein: MKKTVWLIFASLLVLTLAACGSNSEEKDSSNSEGSDAKESETMEIKQELGDTEVPKNPENVVVFDYGVLDSLDTLGIDVAGVAKGGLIPSYLDKFESDDYENIGGLKEPDFEKIAEINPDVIFISGRQSPVYDQLAEIAPTVYLGVDPANYMESFKANMNTLGEIFDKQAEVEEELAAIDASIEEVKAKAEEMDQKALITLANDDKISAYGPSSRFGLIHDVFGVPPVDENIEASSHGMNVSFEYVMEQNPDLLYVIDRSAAIGEEPAAKNLVENELVKGTKAYKNDNIAYLDPEFWYLSGGGLVSVQEMIKEVEASLE